Genomic DNA from Telopea speciosissima isolate NSW1024214 ecotype Mountain lineage chromosome 2, Tspe_v1, whole genome shotgun sequence:
GTTATAGATACAAGCGTTCCAGAGAAGAATGAATTGAACACTCTGGAAGCAAGTGGAAGAATACGAGAGGAGAATGATAGAAGAAAGCGGTAATTTAATTtgcaaggaaaacaaaataaggTTAGGAATTTGATCTTTATTTCTTGCCAGATTAGAATTCTTTCTCTAATCAAGTGGATTGGTCCATGTCAATTCTACAGGTGCCGCCGATGAGATTGATTATCCATTACTGGGTTTTTTTCgatcaaaaaagagaaaagtaaGAAGGTCTCTTAGATTACGTTGCAAGACAACCAGCACAGGTGGAAGAGGAAACCATGAAATCGGAGAGTAAAGAAATGGGTTTCGAATCTCAAGTTTTGAATAGAATTAAAAccctatttctcttttctttattctctcattctttttAACTCTATTTTTGCTCCTCGATCGCTTCTCTGCTTGAATCCCCaattcgattggggaagatgagttagttgcaggtttttttttacaattgtaagggtaattttgttcattcactttttttttttccggttctttttagaagggcaattctgtcagttcaagtctaatttttaacagtgttagtcatgaactgacggaatgggcttatttgttaccgtttgcaaacctcaggggggtacgcataATTTTCTAAAACTggaggtgaaaatatcctttcgtcaaacctcaggggtggtatgtgtaaatttcccaaaaaaaaagaaaaaaatcaactAACTGGTCAATTGAAGttaaaaattgcaaaaaaaaaaatttgaaaaaaaagacTTTATCGTATCACATCACACAATGATTTCGCATGGTTCATATGGTATGTAAATCAtgattctttttcatttttttttttgggtaaagagcAAATTTATTGATGAAATCCCTTAGGGAAATAAACACTACAAAAGTCACTTAACAGAATTGGAAACGAAACTTGGGAAGGAATCCTCCCACGCAAAGTCAGATTGGAGAGCTGCACCAATGCTTGCTAATGCATTTGCTACAAAATTGCCATCGCATAGAGTGTGGCAAAACGTAATATGACCAAATTTAGAGAGTAATAGAGGCAAGAATTTGACAGTCCCAAATTAGAGGACGAATTCTCCAAGGAATAGAGTGACCACATCCCTTGAGACTATTGATGATCATGATTTTGTCGATCTCTATGTAATATTATCAATGTCTTTACATAAAGCCAATACCATAGCCTTTCGGACCGCAACAATCTCAGCCACCCCAGCATAATTGGAGTCAATTCCTGCAACAAAGCACAAAATAGGACGTCGCGTGGCATCACGACACACTCCACCAGTACCTGCTACATCAACATTAAATTTATAAGACCCTATAGGAGGAGAGTTCCAGGAAATAGGAGCACGAAGTCTCGTCGGCCTATTCACTACTAAATGATGGAGAGGCTCCTCTGTGCCGATTGAGGTTTTGCGAAATATAGCTCCAGGGTCAGTTACCGTTTGTCGAAATGTGAGGTCCAAATAGGAAGTCCAGAGATTCCATAAGATATTGAGTGAAAGAACCCTTTGCTATTCGCATTCTTTCAGTAGTAGAGCTCATCTGTCGCAGGACTTGTATGACTGTGTGGTGAGCATCCACTGATTCAGCCGTCTGAGATAACTTCGCATTGATCCACACCATTTGAGCCACTGGACACCTAATCATCAGATAATTTGAGTCCCCAATATGATACATACATCTGTGGCATGTGGTAGAAATGTtgaccccctccccctttttggATGAGAAGGTCTGCTAAGGGTATTCGTCCATGTACGAGCTTCCATATAAAGATCTGTACCCTCGGAGTATTTGGTGTATGTCATAGCTTAAACCAAAAAGGTTGGGGTGGTGAACAATCCTCTTGTAATGCCAACGGTAAGTTGAGGCTATCATAAAATTCCCAAATACTGTTGGGAGCCAGATAATACGATCTACTAATGCAGGCAGCAGAAAGATCAAACTGGGAGAGTGAATTAATTGCACAAACAAAGTGTGCAAATATggacaaaacaataaaatgaagaacaaaattgaaaacaatAAATGGATAAATATGGGCTAAAACACTTCTCTTCAAGGATGTGTAGTAACACCAAGAGATTGTAATCTCTTTAAGGATGCAATGAGAAAAGCTCCAACTCTTCTAGGATGGAGTGACAACTCTTCTAGGTTTTCAAAAGGGAAAACACCAACTCTTTTAGGCTTTTCTAGGGGATGATCTCTTCAAGATTCAAGAACACATCTTGGTTTAAGAGAAATGCTTATAATAACTTTTCATTCACAAATCTCTAGTCTTCTACAAAATAAGATAGCTAGgcaaatcaaaagaaaacctaaaagCTCCTACAACATCTCAACCCTTGATTCAAATGAGGTTCCAATAGTCAAGATTACATCTTGATTTATGAAAACTCTAGAACTTCTTCTCTACTTTCTTGTTGGTTGCTCCAAACAATAAGTACAATGTCTTGGTTCTTATTTCAAGGTGTTGATACTTGTTTCAAAGAACCTTAGTTATTGTTTTGAGAAGTCTTGATGTTATCTTCAAGAGAAGGGTCAAGAGGAGAAAAACTTAGTCAAAGATATTTTGATAATGGGTGTTGCATCATCATCCGCTATTAAACTCTCCACATCATCATTCCACAAGGATAGATCAAGAGGCTTTGTAGAGATTTCCACTAGCAAGGCTCTTGTTAATCTTGGGCTGGTTCTCTTTTGATTCGGTCTTGAAGTCCGGCCTTGCTTGGACTAGTTTTGTTTGTGATAGATGTGGGCTAGGCTTGCATCATCTACCCTTGGAAATATAGGTAGTGGTATTTTAATAATAGCTTGGGCTTGATCGGGGGGCCCAACAATGATAGACTTGATCAGATAGACATGAGTGTATATCAATGATGTCTGCCACCGTCATTGGTGCATTTCGAGGAGTGGGAATGGAGCCAAGGATTGGGTACTATTTAGTATCTAGTTATCCAGCGAGGGATTGATGTCCTTACCATCACCAACTTGGAAAAAGATGGCTTTGCGAAGCAAAGGTATAGATCCCACTATGAATTTCCAGCCCCACGACGACGATTGTGGAGCACTAGCATGAAGAATATCTGACCTAGAAAAATACTTTTGCTTCATGGGCTTACCCCATAAAGATGATTGAGGGGTTAACAACTCCCATTCTTTCTTTGTCAACAATGCTTGGTTCATTGGATCCAATCGTTTAATGTTTAATATCCTCCACTCCTTTTCAGTTGACAAATCGTTTTCTAGCTAATAgttggaacattggatccttcCTCTTTGGCTCAAAAGAAATGCCTATATATATGTAGAGTCTAATTCTTCGAGGATCGATGAGGGGAGGCTAAAGCAAGACATTTAGTGCAAAGGCATGGCTAATAGGGTAGATTGAATCAATGATGTCTTTCTAGCCGTTGATAAATATTTTGACTTCCAAGATTGAAGCTTCATATTAACCCTTCTAATTAAGCCCAAGAAGTTTGATTTCTTGAGTTTACCTGATACTCGCGGGATTCCCAGGTATATGCCCACAGTTGATGAATGGGTGATATGAAAACTTCGTTCTAGCTCTCTTTTGATTGTCGAATTGAAGGAACATTGGGACTGTAATGAGCCCTTGTTTTTTAGGCATTCAAGCATTGTCCAGAAAATCTGCAAATAAGTATCAATAGCCTCAAGAAAGTTCCTTGCTTTCAAAGACTTAGCTTGGCCAAAAAGGATGAGATCATCGGCGAATGCCATGTAGGAAACTGCTTCACCATTCCTAGATAACTTGATACCATGTATTTGATTATAAAGTGTAGCTTCTTCCAGATGAGTAAAAAGAACTTCCGCACATACAACGAAAATAGATGGTGATAATTAAGGGATAACCTTGACATTATATATCCTCTCCACGATAGGGTGCAGTAAGAGAGAGGGGAGCCATTCAACAAGACAGACATCTGTGGGGTCTCCATACAAAACATTATGAGTTGTATCCAATGTTGTTGAAAACCATAATTGTATAAAGTCTTTCGAAGAAATCCCCATTCAAGCCTATCATAGGCTTTGCTCATATTCACTTCCACAGACATGTAGCtgttgaacacacagtgcagatggcagtgactgtgtgttggttgtcattgttgtcaacacagtgcatgtgtgttgttgtggtcaacacaatgcatcttggtgcagttATAACGCTCAGGCCAGTCAAGCAGCATTCTAGTTGAGTAGACATGCTTATGGCAGTACAGGCAGTGACTGGATTGTGTCCTCACCATCCCCAGTAGTTCTTACAGTGTTCACTACGGCAGTGATATCATTACAAGGGTATGGCAGTGTATACAGAGGTCCCATAGTGTTTGGGAGTCatccaggggcattttggtcatttgacagtGTCGTGGCATGTTGGCAATGATACTGGAGCATCCGGAGATTATGTGGCAGCATGAGATTGTTCATTGCAGTGTTTGGATACCTTATATagccttgggtgaaggctaggtgcattaagaatattgattttataggttttcgCACTAGCAGCGTGTTCGTCGGTATTTTTGGAGTGTATATTGATAGAACTGGGTGGACCATTCTACATGAATATTTTAGTTCGTCGAGTCTTCTTTCCATCGGTTCAAACGGTTCATCAATCCGACGTCAAATGAGGGAGTTATGATTTTTTCCGTTTGGATGCGCAAATTAGAAGCAAATCtggaaagttggatttcaaaTTTTGCTCTCGGCCAGCAGCTTAAGATCACTTTTTGGTCTCAGGGGTTTAAATgcaaataaatataattattgtCTATGATGACATAAATAAGTGAGGTTAGAGGGGCTCTTTTTGAAATTATCAAAGttgaagagattttcaaaaaacagGAAATCATTACTCTCCCACGTGAAGGCTGTGAATGGATGAGTTAAAAAGCTTTTCAAAAAGTCTTTGATTccatttaaaagcttttgaTTGGTTCTTCAAAAAGTACTTTGGAAACTGTGCCAATCTCTCTCTACCTTAAGAGAAGTACTTTAATCAATGTTTGATTGAAGATTCCTTTTATGTAAATTCCATTGGTCCATCTAAAAAGGGCTATTTAGTCTTTTACTTAATCTTTtgtagaaagaagagagaaatggttcttcttcttctccaaaatgaaaaagaggCTTCAGAATCGTgtagagaaaaatagaagaaaaagggagaaggaaaaggagaggaaaagagaaggaaggaagaagaaaaaaaggggttgCAGCCCTAAGCCCTAAGAGGTGTTGTATGCATCTATGATTTgagtctccctctctatctcgtGTCTCCAGCCCTTCCTTGATGCCATTGATATTCTGAAATCATAGAACCAGAACTTCTTTAAGTGGTTGTAgccaagaaggaagagggaaaagagaaaagaaaaaagaaagaagaaggagaaaggaaggaagaaagaaagaagaagagaagaaaaagaagtttgaaGCGTCATCTCAAGCACCATCTCAGATTCGGTggaggaaacaaagaagaaaggaaagggaaaagaaaagaaaagaaagaaaatgaagaaaacagTGGTTTCCCACACTGCTAGGAACCACTCCAGGACTCCAAGGAAGAGCGCACTTGAAGATTccagttctccatcaaattgggagaaattgaagattccagtgagcCACCGAGTTGCCGGACTCCATCACCGGACATCGTGATCAAAGACAAGtgcatggttgtgagattttctacactttattgcctgttgtgtttgatatactgtatttccattgcatatgctagctaggttatactgccatagacctatgctatgtggatttcattgtaggacatttgtataagcccaattatttttattgagttgtccaGTTGCATCTGGACACAGTGCTGGTTACCAGTGGGTGCTGGGAAAACCATTGGGGGTAACACCCTTGTCTCTATACTTAGAGATAGAAGCAGGTCAGATATCCTGAGTCATAGGTGTGACTGAAACATCATCTGCCGTGGGTGCGGCTTCTCAGTTTTATGCTGGaaaaattagtgatgagtagatgctgaggtccaagtgaccattactccgtgcacgtaggcaacttgccgaagCACGTATATCTCTGCGTTGTGGATGCTTGCTTGCTTTGGTTAGAAGTGCCtttctgcaggatgggtgtacacacttggtagagcctttgagtctggCTGGGGTGTGTACACGATTTTGTGGTTTGTATTCAGATCCTCCAGTTGTGATTGAGTCAGTGTGCTTGAGTgagggatctccaacagttgacATAGCGACTCTTGGCAAGCACTTTGtttagcagctcttggcagcaatATCGGTGATTGTGGTTGTATGTAATCGTGTCAAGATTGCTAGTTAGAGTGTGGTTGTGTGCCTGTTTGCCTTTTAAGAAGACTGTGTGGTTGGTTGTGGTGAGTGTTAAAGATCTCAACAGGTGATCTAGGAGGTGAACCTGCTTGAGGGAAAAGATTTTTatagtccactgattcacccccccctctcaatggccatcactgttcaacaGTAGCTCTGACAACCCCTATGGTGAGATTTTATCTTGTGAAGAATCTCATGGCTGATCAAGACATCATCCTGAATATGGCATCCTTTAACAAACCCATTCTGGTTAAAGGAGATGATCGAGCTTGTTAAGGAGAGGTCTGAGTCGTTGGACCGACCAGAATTCTAGAGATGATCTTGTACGTATTTGAAATTATAAAAACTAATGAATGGGGAAGAAAGTCTCCAATAGTCATAGGCATTTGGTTTTTGGGATCAAGGCAAGAAAAAGCTTGGTTTAGTTGTCTGGTAAAGGTGCCTTGATTAAAGAATTGTTGGACCATACTGGTGATCAATGGCCCCACGTACTACTTGCCACATATATATGTTGGAAAAACATTCCAGAGAAGCCATCTAGGCCAGGCGATTTTGAGGAAGGCATCTTCATGACTGTTCTATAGCTAGATTTCATCATCTGTAACTGGCCGCAAGAGCTTTGTATGGTAATCTTGAGATACTCTTCCTCTGATATGGCAAAAATAATGATCATCTACATCATCCACCGAAGAAGTGAAAAAATGTCAAAAGTGTGAATTAATTACTGCCTCAATTAAGAGGGGCTTTAATTTGTCTGTGATGTGTAGTCCATTATGATGCAATATCCCTTAATTCATTCTGTTCCGGGCACGTCGCTTCTGGGTTAAGATGTGAAAAAAAACTTGTGTTGCGGCCTCCATATGTTTGATTCAGCCAATTCTCGACTTTTGGTGCCATAAAATTTCTTGCTGAGAGATAGTACGACGAAGCCATACCAGAAGCTGATTCTCCACCATAAACCTTTCACCATTCATCATCTCGATTCAAAGGTTCTCATTCATATAAAACTTGCGCGCGATTGACGATGAATCCGTACCTCCTTTTGTGGCAGATGAACAACAACATCTCTATTCCCTTTTTAAGAGGAGTACCTTGAAGTAGAGTCATAACTctatgagagattgagagagagagagagagagagagagagagagagagagccacaTATCAACCGAAAGATCCCAGTTTATCTCTATTAGATTCTGGAATCTCAGTTCTTCTAACTAGGATGCTTCAAATCTGAAGGGTCGATGTATCAATGGAGTAGGTTCATCAGTCGCACGATGATTAGATGATGTAACAAGCTGGTGTTTGATGGAACTGTGTGGAAATAATTCTAACAAAATCAGTCGTACGTAGCTACACCCCTATCAATTCAATTCTTGCTTCTATATATTCGAGAAGTGTGCCTCTTTGCCGGCTATTCTATGTAAAACGGTATCCGGTTCAACTAAACCAACAATGTGCATGAACTCAGGAAATTTAGCTAATTGATTCGGTTGGATAGCTCTACCTCCTCTTTTGTCTTACATTGAcaagtatgaaaattttcagTCTCCAATTAACAGCCAATCAAGGAGAATTTCTAAGTGAAGCTAAGGTGTCTTGATTCTCTTTCCTCACTGATCAACGAAGTGGGACCAATCACGTTATCAAAGCTGAGCGATAAGAGGCAAACCTTATCAAAGCTGGTACATAGGAGACATTTACTAAggaagtagagagagagagtgtgtgtgtgtgtgtgtgtgtgtgtgtgtaaataaATGACCTAATCTTATGATTTTTCATAAACATCACATTCCATTCTCACGTGAATAACAATCCGAGAAGGCAAAAGAGATGTTGCACGGCTTGACTTTATCTAATTGGAACCGACCTAAGCTACAAAGATCTGTTTAAATCCTCACAAACTCATTATTGGATATAGTTGATGCATAAAAGTAAATGGGAGAGGGATCCTAAAAGGCAACGTGCCGCCCCTGGGAGGgagcaaaatgatcaccctgccccttATGAAAGGAGAAAATCCCACTTTTGTTGATGCTTTCATACATGTTTCCATGGGTATCGTGCAGACATATAGTCCATGCTGCCTTTCaagttgttatttttttttctttctaaagtAAATTTATATGTACATAAGTGTTAAAgcccaccatttttttttattttttgagtaaAAGCATGAGAAATTTTATTAAGAACAAGGTGAATTATACATGGATGAAGTTAAACATAACTCCAAGATCCATGGATCAAAATTGACCAAAAACGCCTTCCTTGTCAGGAAGTCAACAACACTATTGACCTCCCTTGGAACCGATATGAAAATGAACAACAACTAAAGTAGGATGACAGAGCACTAGTGAAAATGGAATAACATTCTCTATGGCTTCATGCGTATCTTGCCGCTGCACAGAGCAGTAACAGTAGTCAATCCCCACCCGTCGATGATCCCTATGACTACAGCGGCGATTTTTTCAGCCCTTCGATGGGCATCGCACTTGTCGTCATCATAGGCGTCTTCTTCATCTTAGGCTTCATCTCCATCTTCATCAGCCGTTGCAGCTTGCAGGGGTGTGAAAGTATTAGCCTTCAAAGTGGAGAAGGTGGAATGTCAAGAAGGGGAAATCGAGGTCTCGACCCCGCCGTGATCGATATTTTTCCAACCTTCGCCTATTCATATGTGAAGAGTCACAAATTGGGTAAAGGGGCTTTGGAGTGCGCCGCATGCTTGAACGAGTTCGAAGACGAAGACACGATTCGATTGCTGTCCAAGTGTGACCATGTCTTCCATCTTCAGTGTGTTGATGCTTGGTTATTTAAGCGCACAACCTGCCCAGTCTGCCGGGCTAACCTCGTTCCTGCAATTAAGGATGGAGAAATCCCACTAACTAAGGAGTCTCGACTCTCGAGACAGTGAGAGCTCTCTCTATCTATTCTAATTTCTAAGCTATCCGAAAACAGGTCTACAGTTTCCTCTACATCTATCCCTCTGTTGTTATAAATAGTCTTTACAGATGATGGATGAATGCCATGCAACTCATTTGAAGGTTTTTACGAACAAGGCAAGGTTGGAGAATGTTTGGAATCTTAAGAACGTGGATTTCTTAGAAACTGTTTCAACTTTGAAGTCAGGTCGCCATTGAAGCACAGCAGACAACTCgctccaatctctctctctcttagagaCAAAAAGGACAACAATTTTTAAACTTTGAAGTAGCTGCTGCGTAACAGGAGAGTACTTTCTGAGTTATCTACTATATTCAGGTTTTTTCAATTCTGCCCTCCCGTGGCGTTAATCTATTGCTTGTTGGAACGATGAAACCATCTTTGTCCATTGGCTTTTTCACGAAAACCGTTTTAGAGTTGGGTTTGAATCTGTAGAGGATCCGTGTGACCTGTTACCTGTTCGGAAAAAGGACTCTGAGAAATTCGACTTTCCTTCTG
This window encodes:
- the LOC122651251 gene encoding E3 ubiquitin-protein ligase ATL6-like codes for the protein MCVRENEQRNREVGLPQFHLKRERIEMLKREVGELKEVIEGKKYLLQSYKEHKAELSVKVKELQERLASQSSNSSQSPPVDDPYDYSGDFFSPSMGIALVVIIGVFFILGFISIFISRCSLQGCESISLQSGEGGMSRRGNRGLDPAVIDIFPTFAYSYVKSHKLGKGALECAACLNEFEDEDTIRLLSKCDHVFHLQCVDAWLFKRTTCPVCRANLVPAIKDGEIPLTKESRLSRQ